Proteins encoded by one window of Chondromyces crocatus:
- the cmk gene encoding (d)CMP kinase, protein MRRLCVAIDGPAGAGKGTVARGLAARLGYLLLDTGALYRTVALAASRVGLGWGDAEGIAALATQLAEQERIVLPGVKRPETQRAGGMQVLLDGEDVSDAIRTPEISVGASRVSAIPAVRQALLAMQRQAGASGGVVLEGRDIGTVVFPDAEVKFFLTAPAEVRARRRYDELAARGVGVSFEDTLTDVVERDRADSERAVAPLRQAEDAIVIDSANRAPEEIVEEMVRVVEARAGVR, encoded by the coding sequence ATGCGGCGGCTGTGTGTCGCGATCGATGGCCCCGCGGGTGCGGGGAAGGGAACGGTGGCGCGGGGGCTCGCGGCGCGTCTCGGCTACCTGCTGCTCGACACGGGGGCGCTCTACCGGACGGTGGCACTCGCCGCGTCGAGGGTGGGGCTCGGCTGGGGTGACGCGGAGGGCATCGCGGCGCTGGCGACGCAGCTCGCCGAGCAGGAGCGGATCGTGCTGCCCGGGGTGAAGCGGCCAGAGACGCAGCGGGCGGGCGGGATGCAGGTGCTGCTCGACGGTGAGGATGTCTCCGACGCGATCCGGACGCCGGAGATCAGCGTGGGGGCGAGCCGGGTGTCGGCGATCCCTGCGGTGCGGCAGGCGCTGCTGGCGATGCAGCGGCAGGCAGGGGCCTCGGGGGGTGTGGTGCTCGAAGGGCGCGACATCGGGACGGTGGTGTTCCCGGATGCGGAGGTGAAGTTCTTTCTCACGGCACCGGCCGAGGTGCGCGCGCGGCGTCGCTACGACGAGCTGGCGGCCCGTGGGGTGGGGGTGAGCTTCGAGGACACGCTGACCGACGTGGTCGAGCGCGATCGGGCCGACTCGGAGCGTGCGGTCGCGCCGCTGCGTCAGGCGGAAGACGCCATCGTCATCGACTCTGCGAACCGCGCCCCCGAAGAGATCGTCGAGGAGATGGTGCGCGTCGTGGAGGCCCGTGCGGGCGTGCGCTGA
- the aroA gene encoding 3-phosphoshikimate 1-carboxyvinyltransferase, whose amino-acid sequence MPDLVIHPATKPLFGSVPVPADKSITHRAILLAGIASGRSRIRGAALGEDNRATLAALRAFGIRIEEPSPTEMLIEGAGLLGLQAPAAPIDCGNSGTTMRLLAGVLAAQRFVTRLIGDASLSRRPMERVARPLRMRGARIEGNLDPRRVGEITAPLDIGPLPAPHTLCGIEYELPVASAQVKSALLLSGLYAPEATYVREPIVSRDHTERMLSALGVPLRTAGAMVELDPSGWSGELPALDVEVPGDISAASFLIAAAQIVPGSHVTARRVGVNPTRTGFLEALRGMEGVFAVEARGEEMGEPIGDVHGGAAALRATRVGGEVVARAIDELPILCVLAARARGVTEVRDAAELRVKESDRIAAMARVLRAFGVACEERPDGMLIEGREEGAFTAAEVESEGDHRVAMAAAVLGLCADGPSRVRDAACIATSFPRFVGTLRALGATIEVTSDGGAESGGGEGAKA is encoded by the coding sequence GTGCCCGATCTGGTCATCCACCCGGCAACCAAGCCGCTCTTCGGGAGCGTGCCGGTCCCTGCCGACAAGAGCATCACCCACCGCGCCATCCTGCTGGCTGGCATCGCCAGCGGGCGCAGCCGCATCCGGGGCGCCGCGCTGGGCGAAGACAACCGGGCGACGCTCGCCGCGCTCCGCGCGTTCGGGATTCGCATCGAGGAGCCGTCGCCCACGGAGATGCTGATCGAGGGAGCGGGGCTCCTGGGGTTGCAAGCGCCGGCCGCTCCCATCGACTGCGGGAACTCGGGGACGACGATGCGGCTGCTCGCCGGGGTGCTGGCCGCGCAGCGCTTCGTGACCCGGCTGATCGGGGATGCCTCGCTCTCGCGGCGGCCGATGGAGCGCGTGGCGCGGCCGTTGCGGATGCGCGGGGCGCGGATCGAGGGGAACCTGGATCCGCGGCGGGTGGGTGAGATCACCGCGCCGCTCGACATCGGCCCCTTGCCAGCACCGCATACACTGTGTGGCATCGAGTACGAGCTGCCCGTTGCGAGCGCGCAGGTGAAGAGCGCGCTCTTGCTCTCGGGGCTGTACGCGCCCGAGGCGACGTATGTGCGCGAGCCGATCGTGTCACGGGATCACACGGAGCGGATGCTGAGCGCGCTCGGTGTGCCGCTCCGTACCGCGGGGGCGATGGTGGAGCTGGACCCGTCGGGCTGGTCGGGCGAGCTGCCGGCGCTGGATGTGGAGGTGCCCGGGGACATCTCGGCAGCGAGCTTCCTCATCGCCGCGGCGCAGATCGTTCCGGGAAGCCACGTGACGGCGCGGCGTGTCGGCGTGAACCCGACCCGCACGGGGTTCCTGGAGGCACTGCGTGGGATGGAGGGGGTGTTCGCCGTGGAGGCGAGGGGCGAGGAGATGGGGGAGCCGATCGGGGATGTGCACGGCGGCGCTGCGGCGCTGCGGGCCACGCGCGTCGGTGGGGAGGTCGTGGCGCGCGCGATCGACGAGCTGCCCATCCTGTGCGTGCTGGCGGCGCGGGCGCGCGGGGTGACCGAGGTGCGTGACGCCGCGGAGCTGCGGGTAAAGGAGAGCGATCGCATCGCGGCGATGGCGAGGGTGCTCCGCGCCTTCGGTGTGGCGTGCGAGGAGCGGCCGGATGGGATGCTGATCGAGGGACGCGAGGAGGGGGCGTTCACTGCGGCAGAGGTGGAGAGCGAGGGGGATCACCGGGTCGCGATGGCAGCGGCCGTCCTGGGGCTCTGCGCCGATGGGCCGAGCCGGGTGCGCGATGCGGCGTGCATCGCGACGAGTTTCCCGCGCTTCGTGGGGACGCTGCGCGCCCTCGGCGCGACGATCGAGGTGACGAGCGACGGGGGGGCCGAGTCCGGTGGCGGAGAGGGAGCGAAGGCGTGA
- a CDS encoding serine/threonine-protein kinase translates to MDDPVSLGDVIAEKYRIDRVLGRGGMGVVVAVTHLRLQKQRAIKLMLPHAVEIHGAAECFLREAWTACALESDHVARVIDVGEHGVVPFMVMEHLEGNDLAAVLARRGTLSVRDATRYAIEVCDALAEAHTLGIVHRDIKPANLFLAQRRHGAVMVKVLDFGLAKIAVSPPPESQRGPMSTGLLAGSPCYMSPEQAQTRRDIDGRSDLWSLGVVLYQMVTGKLPFGQQGATVLPLIAAICEKEPTPPSELVSNLPPGLSAVILRCLEKDREKRFQSAAELAVALAPYAPVDCAPVVARIRQVMGCPASMIPDASPIRLIAVSDLPPPPVLDPSPALLSADATVRVGSPGATPVPASRSRAAPVSVSTVNPVVATVTPSAPSVRPALPSALMPTLPPKKAVSSRPPASSLGPATLTNASWDRSGISLTPVPAPMPRAMRSRSLWAAAAAAAAVVISAGVGMEARRGMARPQLQEQAQAGVAVAVELASASIRALGR, encoded by the coding sequence ATGGATGATCCGGTCAGCCTGGGCGACGTCATCGCGGAGAAGTACCGCATTGATCGTGTGCTCGGACGTGGGGGGATGGGCGTCGTGGTGGCGGTCACGCATCTCCGCCTACAGAAGCAACGCGCCATCAAGCTGATGCTGCCTCACGCCGTGGAGATCCATGGTGCGGCCGAGTGCTTTCTTCGGGAGGCGTGGACGGCGTGCGCGCTGGAGAGCGACCACGTCGCACGGGTGATCGACGTGGGCGAGCACGGTGTGGTGCCCTTCATGGTGATGGAGCACCTGGAAGGCAACGACCTCGCGGCGGTGCTCGCCCGGCGCGGAACGCTGTCGGTGCGGGACGCCACGCGGTACGCGATCGAGGTGTGCGATGCGCTCGCCGAAGCGCACACGCTGGGGATCGTCCACCGTGACATCAAGCCAGCCAACCTGTTTCTCGCGCAGCGTCGGCATGGCGCGGTGATGGTCAAGGTGCTCGACTTCGGTCTGGCGAAGATCGCGGTCAGCCCGCCGCCCGAGAGCCAGCGCGGGCCGATGAGCACGGGGCTGCTCGCAGGCTCGCCTTGCTACATGTCGCCGGAGCAGGCGCAGACGCGGCGTGACATCGATGGGCGCAGCGATCTCTGGTCGCTCGGGGTGGTGCTGTACCAGATGGTCACCGGGAAGCTGCCCTTCGGTCAGCAAGGGGCGACGGTGCTCCCGCTCATTGCCGCGATCTGCGAGAAGGAGCCGACACCGCCCTCCGAGCTGGTGAGCAACCTGCCGCCTGGGCTCTCGGCGGTGATCCTGCGCTGCCTGGAGAAGGACCGCGAGAAGCGCTTCCAGTCCGCGGCCGAGCTGGCGGTGGCGCTGGCGCCGTACGCGCCGGTGGACTGCGCGCCCGTGGTCGCGCGCATCCGGCAGGTGATGGGATGCCCAGCGTCGATGATCCCCGATGCGTCGCCGATCCGGCTGATCGCTGTGAGCGATCTGCCGCCGCCGCCGGTGCTCGATCCGAGTCCAGCGCTACTTTCTGCCGACGCGACGGTGCGGGTGGGCTCGCCAGGTGCGACGCCGGTTCCCGCTTCTCGGTCGCGTGCTGCGCCGGTGAGCGTGTCCACGGTGAACCCGGTCGTGGCGACGGTGACGCCGTCAGCACCCTCGGTGAGGCCTGCGCTGCCGTCGGCACTGATGCCCACGTTGCCGCCGAAAAAGGCGGTGTCGTCGCGGCCCCCGGCGTCATCGCTGGGTCCGGCGACCCTCACCAACGCGAGCTGGGATCGTAGCGGGATCTCGCTGACCCCGGTACCGGCACCGATGCCGCGGGCGATGCGCTCGCGCTCGCTGTGGGCGGCGGCGGCGGCAGCGGCAGCGGTCGTGATCTCCGCAGGGGTGGGGATGGAAGCGCGCCGGGGGATGGCGCGACCGCAGCTCCAGGAGCAGGCCCAGGCAGGGGTCGCGGTCGCGGTCGAGCTTGCTTCGGCGAGCATCCGCGCGCTCGGACGCTGA
- a CDS encoding S1C family serine protease: MSHDAFVPLLRGAALLLFVGIAPACKIDVDTESSSASVGPDSPIPSGAPGVPGVATPPASSSAVVDVPPVPPPSPGARIEDERNTISVFREVAASTVFVTQKRQVLDRFSGTAVDVPAGSGSGFVWDQDGHIVTNYHVIEGAQALTVTLQGDKPFAARVVGAEPRKDIAVLKIEAPREELKPIKVAPTREPLEVGQKTIAIGNPFGLDHTLTTGVISAIGRQVDGIGGVTIRDMIQTDAAINPGNSGGPLLDSSGQLIGMNTMIFSKSGSSAGIGFAVPSTTIARIVPQLVKTGRVEQVGLGIHLDPAQRLERRLRMRGVIVTAVMPGGAAEKAGLSGLTETDRGLSLGDVIVGIDGTAVEDYDGLYNALDGRKPGDKAKVDVVRGRQRRTVEVELQTLPQAP, translated from the coding sequence ATGTCGCACGATGCCTTCGTTCCCCTGCTCCGGGGCGCGGCCCTCCTTCTTTTCGTGGGGATCGCACCGGCCTGCAAGATCGACGTGGACACCGAGAGCTCGTCGGCCTCGGTCGGCCCCGACTCCCCGATCCCGTCTGGAGCGCCGGGCGTGCCGGGGGTCGCGACGCCTCCGGCTTCTTCCTCGGCCGTCGTCGATGTCCCGCCCGTGCCGCCGCCTTCACCCGGGGCGCGGATCGAGGATGAGCGCAACACGATCAGCGTCTTCCGTGAGGTGGCCGCGTCCACCGTCTTCGTCACCCAGAAGCGTCAGGTGCTCGATCGCTTCTCGGGGACGGCGGTCGATGTTCCGGCCGGTTCAGGCTCGGGCTTCGTGTGGGACCAGGATGGCCACATCGTCACGAACTACCACGTGATCGAGGGCGCCCAGGCGCTGACGGTCACCCTGCAGGGGGACAAGCCCTTTGCCGCGCGGGTGGTCGGTGCCGAGCCGCGGAAGGACATCGCGGTGCTCAAGATCGAGGCGCCGCGCGAGGAGCTGAAGCCGATCAAGGTGGCGCCGACGCGCGAGCCGCTGGAGGTCGGTCAGAAGACGATCGCCATCGGGAACCCGTTCGGCCTCGATCACACGCTGACGACCGGGGTGATCAGCGCCATCGGTCGGCAAGTGGACGGCATCGGGGGCGTGACCATCCGCGACATGATCCAGACCGACGCGGCGATCAACCCGGGGAACTCGGGGGGGCCGCTGCTCGACTCCAGCGGGCAGCTCATCGGCATGAACACGATGATCTTCTCGAAGAGCGGGAGCTCGGCGGGCATCGGGTTCGCCGTGCCCTCCACGACGATCGCGCGCATCGTGCCGCAGCTCGTGAAGACGGGGCGGGTGGAGCAAGTCGGACTCGGGATCCACCTCGATCCGGCGCAGCGCCTGGAGCGGCGCCTCCGGATGCGGGGGGTGATCGTGACGGCGGTGATGCCAGGCGGCGCCGCGGAGAAGGCGGGGCTCAGCGGCCTCACCGAGACGGACCGGGGTCTCTCGCTCGGCGATGTGATCGTGGGGATCGATGGGACGGCCGTGGAGGACTACGACGGCCTCTACAATGCGCTCGACGGTCGGAAGCCAGGTGACAAAGCGAAGGTCGACGTGGTCCGCGGGCGGCAGCGCCGCACGGTCGAGGTGGAGCTGCAGACGCTACCGCAGGCTCCTTGA
- a CDS encoding D-alanine--D-alanine ligase, producing MIKHQIRRRVGVVMGGSSGEREVSLRSGAAIAEALEARGHEVVRITLGDDLGPELLTTLRRSRIEVAFLALHGRLGEDGCVQGLLELARIPYTGSSVLTSALAMDKLKAKEMFRLHNVPTPPYYTVHASDDRTDLESLHGSFGFPVIVKPRGEGSSLGLTKVTSFEELAPALEKAFEFDDAAIIERFVSGMEVNVGILDGKVLGAIEIAPKNGLYDYEAKYTPGMTEYFMPARLPQARYRGVLNLAERAARALGCSGAVRVDLLVTSGENEYVLEVNTLPGMTQTSLLPKIAASAGIDFGALCETILESARLHQPTRRRAPAASEVRLHERVPQRSKKDLRLVKTAG from the coding sequence ATGATCAAGCACCAGATCCGCAGGCGCGTGGGCGTGGTGATGGGCGGCTCGTCCGGGGAGCGCGAGGTTTCGCTGCGCTCCGGGGCTGCCATCGCCGAGGCGCTCGAAGCGCGTGGCCACGAGGTCGTCAGGATCACCCTGGGAGACGACCTGGGCCCCGAGCTGCTCACGACCTTGCGGCGCTCCCGCATCGAGGTCGCCTTCCTGGCTCTCCACGGGCGGCTCGGTGAAGACGGCTGCGTCCAGGGCCTGCTGGAGCTGGCGCGCATCCCCTACACGGGCTCCAGCGTGCTCACCAGCGCCCTCGCCATGGACAAGCTCAAGGCGAAGGAGATGTTCCGGCTCCACAACGTGCCGACCCCTCCGTACTACACGGTCCACGCGAGCGACGACCGGACCGACCTCGAGTCCCTCCACGGCTCCTTCGGGTTCCCGGTGATCGTGAAGCCGCGCGGCGAGGGCTCCAGCCTCGGCCTGACCAAGGTCACCTCCTTCGAGGAGCTCGCCCCCGCCCTGGAGAAGGCCTTCGAGTTCGACGACGCCGCCATCATCGAGCGCTTCGTCTCCGGCATGGAGGTCAACGTCGGCATCCTCGACGGCAAGGTCCTCGGCGCCATCGAGATCGCCCCGAAGAACGGCCTCTACGACTACGAAGCGAAGTACACCCCCGGCATGACCGAGTACTTCATGCCGGCCCGCCTCCCGCAGGCGCGCTACCGCGGCGTGCTCAACCTGGCGGAGCGCGCGGCACGCGCCCTCGGGTGCAGCGGCGCAGTCCGCGTGGACCTGCTCGTGACCAGCGGCGAGAACGAGTACGTGCTCGAGGTCAACACCCTGCCCGGGATGACCCAGACCAGCCTCCTCCCGAAGATCGCCGCCTCCGCGGGCATCGACTTCGGCGCCCTGTGCGAGACCATCCTGGAGAGCGCGCGCCTCCACCAGCCCACCCGCCGCCGCGCGCCAGCCGCCAGCGAGGTCCGCCTCCACGAGCGCGTCCCCCAGCGCTCGAAGAAGGACCTGCGCCTCGTCAAGACCGCCGGCTGA
- a CDS encoding alpha/beta hydrolase family protein — protein sequence MQRFGLPVLGSLLLVSTLACGSNDDEHNPPPNDGDGGAGGAPVADEVTRTSWRDESGLVQVLLTTTLHPDGTRTLHGETVLDLSRQYLGETAHVTLVEDVVLAADGRLVTADLRRRAAMAAKIFEHRLEADARAGTLVATRSSGRVELDLDTDPAWLVTFLPFSPLVPFSAPSGVACATMEGAVRASAEVMFLDANPMGSLPLLLQGAGDGEHPSSLRLMDNLCGYDPSNGTVRTLASNVLGELRADSDAPAHLVPALDINRGDPVIARQQCDAPARFETFEILADDGSTLAGQIDLPPGTGPFPVVSFHAGSGGIERTGNYFGVPQWTCLAQALVDAGIAVVRYDDPGHGESPGDFAALSYEDRDAHALAVSRYAAAHPLVRTDAVFALGHSEGGNHVSRAALAQPELRGLIQVAGVAMTGAEIVEIQAGRPYENAGYSQQLVNALEQQVRVTMNAIRDGSLPDDQLPAGTSRAFWVQFLDADGVADAVAAARPTLVLQGVADWQVPPRNADLFEDALNAAGVDVQVERYPYLGHMMTPNTPGFEGIGEEYGLPLTFAPEVVEHIVTWVTAQASVSN from the coding sequence ATGCAGCGTTTCGGTCTCCCCGTTCTCGGCTCCCTCCTGCTGGTCTCCACGCTCGCCTGCGGCAGCAACGACGACGAGCACAACCCCCCTCCGAACGATGGCGATGGCGGCGCTGGCGGCGCCCCCGTGGCCGACGAGGTCACGCGCACCTCCTGGCGAGACGAGAGCGGCCTCGTCCAGGTGCTCCTCACCACCACCCTCCACCCGGATGGAACGCGCACGCTGCACGGAGAGACCGTGCTCGATCTCTCGCGGCAGTACCTCGGCGAGACCGCCCACGTGACGCTCGTCGAAGACGTCGTGCTCGCAGCGGATGGTCGCCTCGTCACCGCCGACCTGCGCCGCCGGGCCGCGATGGCGGCCAAGATCTTCGAGCATCGCCTCGAAGCCGACGCGCGTGCGGGGACACTCGTGGCCACGCGCTCCAGCGGTCGTGTCGAGCTCGACCTCGACACCGATCCTGCCTGGCTCGTCACCTTCCTCCCGTTCTCGCCCCTCGTCCCGTTCTCCGCTCCCTCGGGCGTCGCTTGCGCCACGATGGAGGGCGCCGTGCGGGCCTCCGCCGAGGTGATGTTCCTCGACGCCAACCCGATGGGGAGTCTCCCCCTCCTCCTCCAGGGCGCAGGCGACGGCGAGCACCCGAGTTCGCTCCGGCTGATGGATAATCTCTGCGGCTACGACCCCTCGAACGGCACCGTGCGCACCCTCGCCAGCAATGTGCTCGGCGAGCTGCGTGCCGACAGCGACGCCCCCGCGCACCTCGTCCCGGCCCTCGACATCAATCGAGGTGACCCCGTGATCGCGCGCCAGCAATGCGACGCCCCCGCACGCTTCGAGACCTTCGAAATCCTGGCCGACGACGGCTCGACCCTCGCTGGCCAGATCGATCTCCCGCCCGGCACCGGCCCGTTCCCCGTGGTCTCCTTCCACGCCGGCTCGGGCGGCATCGAGCGGACCGGCAACTACTTCGGCGTCCCCCAGTGGACCTGCCTCGCCCAGGCCCTCGTCGACGCAGGCATCGCCGTCGTTCGCTACGACGATCCCGGCCACGGCGAGAGCCCCGGGGACTTCGCCGCCCTGAGCTACGAGGATCGCGATGCGCACGCCCTCGCGGTGAGCCGCTACGCCGCCGCCCACCCGCTCGTGCGCACCGACGCCGTCTTCGCCCTCGGTCACAGCGAAGGTGGCAACCACGTGTCCCGCGCCGCCCTCGCCCAGCCCGAGCTGCGCGGCCTCATCCAGGTCGCCGGCGTCGCGATGACGGGCGCCGAGATCGTCGAGATCCAGGCGGGTCGCCCTTACGAGAACGCTGGCTACTCCCAGCAGCTCGTGAACGCGCTCGAACAGCAGGTCCGGGTCACCATGAATGCCATCCGCGACGGCTCCCTCCCGGACGACCAGCTCCCAGCGGGCACCTCGCGCGCCTTCTGGGTGCAGTTCCTCGACGCGGACGGCGTGGCCGACGCCGTCGCCGCCGCCCGACCGACGCTCGTCCTGCAAGGCGTCGCCGACTGGCAGGTGCCACCCAGGAACGCCGACCTCTTCGAGGACGCCCTCAACGCCGCGGGCGTCGACGTGCAGGTGGAGCGCTACCCGTACCTCGGCCACATGATGACCCCCAACACGCCTGGCTTCGAAGGCATCGGTGAGGAGTATGGCCTGCCCCTCACCTTCGCCCCCGAGGTGGTGGAACACATCGTCACCTGGGTCACTGCGCAAGCCAGCGTGAGCAACTGA
- a CDS encoding YggT family protein — protein sequence MGILGLVSFALWVIELAVLGRVVGSWLGADPDKPFMKALHTVTEPLFQLVRPLARRIPGPIDWTPAIVILGLSLLSRVIH from the coding sequence ATGGGTATCCTCGGTCTGGTCTCGTTCGCCCTCTGGGTCATCGAGCTTGCGGTCCTCGGTCGGGTGGTCGGTAGCTGGCTCGGTGCCGACCCCGACAAACCGTTCATGAAGGCGCTGCACACCGTGACCGAGCCCTTGTTCCAGCTCGTCCGACCGCTCGCGCGCCGTATCCCGGGCCCGATCGACTGGACGCCAGCGATCGTCATCCTGGGTCTGTCGCTGTTGAGCCGCGTCATCCACTGA
- a CDS encoding ankyrin repeat domain-containing protein yields the protein MQRLEAAKSDRSRCRHCKKKIAHGELRFGVDEQLAEKSHQVTHWFHLGCGAQSHPALLHEALETTTIPIPDAAALLERTANAPPPSPPVDLEGWWSAVREGDLEGVRTLLASAIDVNARTADRYTALHLAAMYVHPKLVQALVAQGADVRARGGIEEDAKQTPLHIAVSRRRPIPEAHACVTLLLDAGADPNARDAMGRAPIHLATTLETLQSLLGAGADPDAPPPHRRGWGTRLHHAALDGDIAAVDALLSAGANPALQTLVEQAAASGLGRPRIPAGSTALDIARASGHEAVARRIEQALPQSASTEIP from the coding sequence ATGCAGAGACTCGAAGCCGCGAAGTCCGATCGCTCGCGTTGCCGGCACTGCAAGAAAAAGATCGCTCACGGTGAGCTGCGCTTCGGCGTCGACGAGCAGCTCGCCGAGAAGAGCCACCAGGTCACGCACTGGTTTCACCTCGGGTGCGGAGCGCAGAGCCACCCGGCCCTCCTTCACGAGGCGCTCGAGACCACCACGATCCCGATCCCCGACGCGGCAGCGCTGCTGGAACGGACCGCGAACGCGCCGCCTCCGAGCCCCCCCGTGGATCTCGAGGGGTGGTGGTCGGCCGTCCGGGAGGGTGATCTCGAGGGTGTCCGCACGTTGCTGGCGTCAGCCATCGACGTGAACGCGCGCACGGCGGACCGCTACACCGCGCTCCATCTGGCCGCCATGTACGTTCACCCGAAGCTCGTGCAGGCGCTCGTCGCTCAGGGCGCCGACGTGCGAGCACGAGGAGGGATCGAGGAAGACGCGAAGCAGACCCCGTTGCACATCGCGGTCTCCAGGCGACGCCCGATCCCAGAGGCGCACGCTTGCGTCACGCTGCTGCTCGACGCCGGCGCCGACCCGAACGCGCGCGACGCGATGGGCCGGGCCCCCATCCATCTCGCGACGACCCTGGAGACCCTCCAGAGCCTCCTTGGCGCGGGCGCCGATCCCGACGCGCCACCTCCCCACCGGCGTGGCTGGGGCACCCGCCTCCATCACGCGGCCCTGGACGGCGACATCGCAGCGGTCGACGCGCTCCTCTCGGCAGGCGCGAATCCGGCGCTCCAGACGCTCGTCGAGCAAGCCGCAGCGTCAGGCCTCGGTCGACCGAGGATCCCCGCTGGCTCCACGGCGCTCGACATCGCCCGCGCCTCTGGTCACGAAGCGGTCGCTAGGCGCATCGAGCAAGCGCTCCCCCAGTCGGCGAGCACAGAAATCCCGTGA
- a CDS encoding MlaD family protein — protein MKRGSPALLLVGLFLVSASCARQPPPQAAPPAPVAPPAPDGFRVHAVFRPDQALVEGMRVTVSGVAVGKVERLERTSAGTRAFLVLQPGIELYEDATVSVHAASLLGDQYIELELGTPETITADTGEKKPSAKVGENQEVHTRDE, from the coding sequence ATGAAACGTGGGTCCCCTGCGCTGCTGTTGGTCGGCCTGTTCCTCGTCAGCGCGAGCTGTGCTCGCCAGCCCCCTCCGCAGGCCGCCCCCCCGGCGCCCGTCGCCCCGCCAGCGCCAGACGGTTTTCGCGTCCACGCCGTCTTCCGACCCGACCAAGCGCTCGTCGAGGGCATGCGCGTCACGGTCTCCGGTGTCGCCGTGGGCAAGGTGGAGCGGCTCGAACGAACGAGTGCAGGTACCCGCGCGTTTCTCGTCCTCCAGCCTGGGATCGAGCTCTACGAAGACGCGACGGTCTCGGTGCACGCCGCCTCCCTGCTGGGCGATCAGTACATCGAGCTGGAGCTGGGGACGCCGGAGACGATCACCGCCGACACTGGCGAGAAGAAGCCCAGCGCGAAGGTCGGCGAGAACCAGGAAGTCCACACGCGCGACGAGTGA
- a CDS encoding peroxiredoxin, with protein MLKEGDKAPAFSLASDAGETLGLDDFKGRTLVVFFYPKDNTPGCTKEALGFSEALARFSEAGAEVVGISKDSVKSHGSFRAKHGLKVTLLSDPELVAHKAFGAWGEKTMYGKKILGTIRSTFVIDGQGTVIKAFPSVKVDGHVEAVLSAVRASR; from the coding sequence ATGCTGAAGGAAGGCGACAAGGCACCGGCATTTTCGCTCGCGAGCGATGCCGGTGAGACCCTCGGGCTCGACGACTTCAAGGGCCGCACGCTGGTCGTGTTCTTCTATCCGAAGGACAACACGCCAGGCTGCACCAAGGAGGCGCTCGGGTTCTCGGAGGCGCTCGCGCGCTTCAGCGAGGCGGGGGCCGAGGTGGTGGGCATCTCGAAGGACTCGGTGAAGAGCCACGGCTCGTTCCGGGCCAAGCACGGGCTGAAGGTCACGCTGCTCAGCGACCCCGAGCTGGTCGCGCACAAGGCGTTCGGCGCCTGGGGCGAGAAGACGATGTACGGGAAGAAGATCCTGGGCACGATCCGCAGCACGTTCGTGATCGATGGCCAGGGGACGGTGATCAAGGCCTTCCCGAGCGTGAAGGTCGACGGTCACGTCGAGGCGGTGCTCTCGGCCGTCCGCGCTTCACGCTAG
- a CDS encoding lysophospholipid acyltransferase family protein: MWNHREACERWRDQVDARWIALARPLVRALHRVHTPRFEGLEHLPRGPALLVGNHGLLGYETLLFFERLFDMTGRLPRGLADRWFFRVPGVRDALVRLGGMYGNVENALHALGRDHLVVCYPGGAREVLKQSAEDCYRLRWEKSVGFVKVALQAGVPIIPFAAAGVDDTYQIVSRLQGSGRYLMGHDKYDLPLLWGRGPLPEPVPFWFRIGAPIQASCSVQDEVGVRALHRDVWTHAQGMLDELVGEWRSARSVTAGQRAGAANANEGPSSGVFARGTHARAEEEHEEARRCA; this comes from the coding sequence ATGTGGAATCACCGTGAAGCGTGCGAGCGGTGGCGGGATCAGGTGGATGCGCGCTGGATCGCGCTCGCTCGCCCCCTCGTCAGGGCTCTCCATCGGGTGCACACCCCGCGTTTCGAGGGGCTGGAACATCTCCCGCGGGGACCCGCGTTGCTCGTGGGAAACCACGGGCTCCTCGGCTACGAGACGCTGCTCTTCTTCGAGCGCCTCTTCGACATGACCGGGCGGCTGCCCCGCGGCCTCGCAGATCGCTGGTTCTTCCGGGTTCCCGGTGTGCGGGACGCGCTCGTGCGGCTCGGTGGCATGTACGGCAACGTCGAGAATGCCTTGCACGCCCTGGGGAGGGACCACCTCGTGGTCTGCTATCCGGGCGGCGCCCGCGAGGTGCTCAAGCAGAGCGCAGAAGACTGCTACCGGCTGCGCTGGGAGAAGAGCGTGGGCTTCGTGAAGGTCGCGCTGCAGGCGGGGGTGCCGATCATCCCGTTCGCCGCGGCAGGCGTCGACGACACGTACCAGATCGTCTCGCGCCTCCAGGGCTCGGGGCGCTACCTGATGGGTCACGACAAGTATGATCTACCGCTGCTCTGGGGCCGCGGTCCTTTGCCCGAGCCGGTGCCGTTCTGGTTCCGCATCGGCGCCCCGATCCAGGCCTCGTGCAGCGTGCAGGACGAGGTCGGGGTGCGGGCGCTGCACCGGGACGTATGGACGCATGCCCAGGGAATGCTGGACGAGCTGGTCGGCGAGTGGCGCAGCGCGCGCAGCGTGACCGCAGGTCAGCGCGCTGGCGCGGCCAACGCCAACGAGGGGCCGAGCAGCGGGGTCTTCGCCCGGGGAACCCACGCGCGGGCCGAGGAGGAGCACGAGGAGGCCCGGCGATGCGCGTGA